In Hyla sarda isolate aHylSar1 chromosome 9, aHylSar1.hap1, whole genome shotgun sequence, the following proteins share a genomic window:
- the LOC130290301 gene encoding THAP domain-containing protein 5-like, whose translation MPSCLVNQCVSKTGKKGQNGQVILHSFPKDISRIKLWLQQTGQVFNNINALAQKILDENKQNRYRLCSCHFAPDSYIINVCGRTLKADAIPSIFPIVNEGECIIEENLKKDRVRKRKRRFDSYVPVFQTYEPETEPEPEAEAEPESEMEDIKPQDIQLVKIGFCDIGTQTDYTLTNSILVLKDLMIWTDRSLIQ comes from the coding sequence ATGCCTAGCTGTTTGGTGAACCAGTGTGTTAGCAAAACCGGAAAAAAGGGCCAGAATGGACAGGTGATCCTGCACTCCTTCCCAAAGGACATCTCCAGAATAAAGTTATGGCTGCAGCAGACCGGTCAAGTCTTCAACAATATAAACGCTCTGGCCCAGAAGATATTGgatgaaaacaaacaaaaccgATACCGTCTGTGCTCCTGCCACTTCGCCCCCGATTCCTACATCATCAACGTCTGTGGAAGAACTTTGAAAGCCGACGCCATACCTTCCATTTTCCCAATTGTCAACGAAGGAGAGTGCATCATCGAAGAAAACTTGAAAAAAGACCGCGTGAGAAAACGGAAGAGACGCTTCGACTCGTACGTTCCGGTCTTCCAAACCTATGAACCTGAAACCGAACCTGAACCGGAAGCTGAAGCCGAACCTGAATCTGAAATGGAAGACATAAAGCCTCAGGATATACAATTGGTAAAAATTGGATTTTGCGACATCGGAACCCAAACAGATTACACACTTACAAATTCAATTCTTGTTTTGAAGGATCTGATGATCTGGACAGACCGTTCGCTTATTCAGTAA